The following are encoded together in the Lathyrus oleraceus cultivar Zhongwan6 chromosome 3, CAAS_Psat_ZW6_1.0, whole genome shotgun sequence genome:
- the LOC127128473 gene encoding signal peptide peptidase-like 2 — translation MASPPSSSSRFLLLLMLFLTASASDDVMRDDERAPKSESCNNPFQLVKVENWADGEKSLTHSGMSARFGSSLPEKAENSVRTPAIFSNPSDCCSPLTSKLFDSVALCIRGGCDFQVKATFSQAGGATGVLIINNEDDLAEMVCSNSTEANITIPVVMITKSAGEALNASLASGKRVEVLLYAPPRPLVDFSVAFLWLMSVGTLVCASLWSDLTTPEKSGERYNELFPKESRNAAAARGGYDKQVLKINSKAAVVFVIAASTFLVLLFFFMSAWFMWVLIILFCISGVQGMHNCITSLTLRKWQNCGQKTVNVPLFGEISIFSLLVFLFCVAFAVFWAATRHESYSWIGQDILGICLMITVLQLAQLPNIKVATVLLSSAFAYDIFWVFISPLIFHESVMIAVARGDKAGGEAIPMLLKFPRLFDAWGGYDMIGFGDIIFPGLLVSFAHSFDKDNKKGALNGYFLWMVIGYGIGLVFTYLGLYLMDGNGQPALLYLVPCTLGVIIILGLIRGELKSLWNYGTDSSLSTEPSYSEV, via the exons ATGGCGTCTCCTCCTTCTTCCTCCTCCCGCTTTCTGTTATTGCTCATGCTGTTTCTGACTGCATCTGCCTCCGATGATGTGATGCGCGATGACGAAAGAGCTCCAAAATCCGAATCATGCAATAACCCCTTCCAATTG GTTAAGGTGGAAAATTGGGCTGATGGTGAGAAAAGTCTTACTCATAGCGGTATGAGTGCAAGGTTTGGTTCTTCGTTGCCGGAAAAGGCGGAAAATAGTGTTAGGACTCCAGCTATTTTTTCAAATCCTAGTGATTGTTGTTCTCCTTTAACTTCAAAG TTATTTGACTCTGTTGCTCTATGTATTCGCGGTGGTTGTGATTTTCAAGTTAAAGCTACATTTTCACAGGCAGGAGGTGCTACTGGTGTATTGATCATTAATAATGAAGATG ATCTTGCTGAGATGGTTTGCTCCAATAGCACTGAGGCAAATATTACAATTCCTGTTGTGATGATAACAAAATCAGCAGGAGAAGCTCTCAATGCATCTTTGGCATCTGGAAAGAGAG TGGAAGTATTGTTATATGCACCTCCTCGACCGCTTGTAGACTTCTCAGTTGCATTTTTGTGGTTGATGTCTGTTGGAACACTTGTATGTGCTTCACTATGGTCAGATCTAACTACTCCTGAGAAGTCCGGTGAACGCTATAATGAATTGTTTCCCAAG GAATCGCGAAATGCTGCAGCAGCAAGAGGTGGTTATGATAAGCAAGTTCTTAAGATTAATTCAAAGGCTGCTGTCGTATTTGTCATAGCAGCATCTACCTTTCTTGTTCTGCTGTTCTTCTTCATGTCAGCATGGTTTATGTGGGTGCTCATTATACTTTTCTGCATTTCTGGTGTTCAG GGGATGCACAATTGTATTACAAGCCTCACTTTAAG GAAATGGCAAAACTGTGGTCAGAAGACTGTGAATGTACCTCTATTTGGAGAGATTTCTATTTTCTCGCTGTTAGTGTTTTTATTTTGTGTGGCATTCGCTGTTTTCTGGGCTGCTACTCGACATGAATCTTATTCGTGGATTGGCCAAGACATTCTT GGAATCTGTTTGATGATAACAGTTTTGCAATTGGCTCAATTACCCAATATTAAG GTTGCGACTGTACTCCTATCTTCTGCCTTTGCCTACGACATCTTTTGGGTGTTCATATCTCCGTTGATATTCCATGAAAGTGTCATGATTGCA GTTGCTCGAGGTGACAAGGCTGGTGGTGAAGCGATTCCCATGCTTTTGAAATTTCCTCGTCTTTTTGATGCATGGGGTGGTTACGACATGATTGGATTTGGAGATATTATCTTTCCTGGTTTGCTTGTTTCCTTTGCTCATAG TTTTGATAAAGATAATAAGAAGGGAGCATTAAATGGATATTTTCTTTGGATGGTAATTGGCTATGGCATTG GCCTCGTTTTCACATATTTGGGGCTATATCTGATGGACGGAAATGGACAACCTGCACTCCTCTACCTTGTTCCATGCACTCTAG GCGTCATTATCATACTTGGACTTATAAGAGGCGAGCTGAAGAGCCTTTGGAATTATGGCACAGACTCGTCCCTGTCCACAGAGCCTTCATATTCAGAAGTTTAA
- the LOC127128475 gene encoding olee1-like protein, which translates to MDPIGFFLLLTSLLLSYPFVLIAQNPSNTTTISVVGVVYCDTCSTGTFSKHSYFLSGVEVHIECRFRASSPRSNEQISFSGNRTTDRNGAYKLDIPSVDGDNCKSSMDGGNSEIVTLCEASLIGTSSSSYSCNVPFLKSTRSSEILKRDNNLCVYSLGSLSYKPPIINTPLCSN; encoded by the exons ATGGATCCAATTGGTTTTTTCCTTCTTCTGACATCTCTGTTACTCAGTTACCCCTTTGTTCTCATTGCTCAAAATCCGTCTAATACAACAACTATCAGTGTTGTAGGAGTTGTTTATTGTGATACATGCTCAACTGGAACTTTCTCCAAACACAGTTACTTCTTGTCAG GTGTTGAGGTTCATATAGAGTGCAGATTTAGAGCGAGCTCACCAAGAAGCAACGAACAGATAAGCTTCTCAGGGAACCGAACAACAGACAGAAATGGAGCATACAAGTTAGATATACCATCAGTTGATGGAGATAACTGTAAAAGTTCTATGGATGGTGGTAATTCAGAGATTGTAACTCTATGTGAAGCAAGTTTGATAGGAACCTCTTCATCTTCTTATTCTTGCAATGTTCCTTTCTTAAAGAGCACAAGAAGTAGTGAAATATTAAAACGGGATAATAACCTATGTGTATACAGCTTGGGAAGTCTAAGTTACAAGCCACCTATAATCAATACTCCCTTATGCTCAAATTAG